Proteins encoded together in one Rossellomorea sp. y25 window:
- a CDS encoding ring-cleaving dioxygenase, which yields MNKQTMGIHHITAIVGHPQENVDFYSGVLGLRLVKQTVNFDDPGTYHLYFGDEGGKPGTIITFFPWAGAYQGKIGDGQVGVTSYVVPKGAMGFWEERLETFSIPFTKMERFGEEYLEFDDPHGLHLEIVEREEGEANTWTHGGVTPEVAIKGFGGATLLSSQPNQTADLLENVMGLELVGEEGDFKRFRSPADIGNIIDLKLTPIGRGQAGVGTVHHIAWRAVDDRDQLEWQKVVADNGYRVTPVQDRQYFNAIYFREHGEILFEIATDPPGFAHDESQETMGNSLMLPERYEAHREQIARTLIPIEVRELD from the coding sequence ATGAACAAACAAACAATGGGGATCCATCATATCACCGCCATCGTCGGACATCCGCAAGAAAACGTAGATTTTTATTCTGGCGTCCTTGGCCTGCGCCTGGTAAAGCAAACCGTCAATTTCGATGACCCGGGTACGTATCATTTGTATTTCGGGGATGAAGGCGGGAAGCCGGGTACGATCATCACATTCTTTCCATGGGCTGGTGCCTATCAAGGCAAGATCGGGGACGGGCAGGTGGGAGTGACATCGTATGTCGTTCCAAAAGGCGCAATGGGCTTCTGGGAAGAGAGACTCGAAACGTTCAGTATTCCGTTCACGAAAATGGAACGATTCGGTGAAGAGTATTTGGAGTTCGATGATCCACATGGACTTCACCTGGAAATCGTGGAACGGGAAGAAGGAGAAGCAAATACCTGGACGCATGGAGGGGTGACACCTGAAGTTGCCATCAAAGGTTTCGGCGGTGCGACTCTCTTATCGTCTCAACCGAATCAAACGGCTGATCTATTGGAAAACGTCATGGGGCTCGAACTCGTCGGGGAAGAAGGAGATTTCAAACGCTTCCGTTCACCTGCTGATATCGGTAACATCATCGACCTGAAATTAACCCCGATCGGACGCGGTCAGGCAGGCGTCGGCACCGTTCATCACATTGCCTGGCGTGCAGTCGATGACAGAGACCAACTGGAATGGCAAAAGGTCGTGGCTGACAATGGATACCGCGTCACACCGGTACAGGACCGCCAATATTTTAACGCAATATATTTCCGGGAGCACGGTGAAATCCTGTTTGAAATCGCAACGGATCCTCCCGGGTTTGCACATGATGAATCCCAGGAAACGATGGGGAATAGCTTGATGCTTCCGGAGAGATACGAGGCTCATCGGGAGCAAATTGCACGGACATTGATTCCGATTGAGGTTCGGGAACTGGATTGA
- a CDS encoding IDEAL domain-containing protein, translating to MKKYLLNSPQSEVPGIDSLFAEMILDKALLTFRKEQLEQKIDQSLRDRNKEEFLRLTEELNQIRKDHEEKDVTV from the coding sequence ATGAAGAAGTATTTGCTAAATTCACCACAGTCCGAGGTACCCGGCATAGACTCTCTTTTTGCAGAAATGATTTTGGACAAGGCCCTGCTAACATTCCGGAAAGAGCAACTCGAACAGAAAATCGACCAATCTTTACGTGATCGAAACAAAGAAGAATTCCTGCGGCTGACGGAGGAGTTAAATCAGATCCGTAAAGATCACGAGGAAAAGGATGTAACGGTATAA
- a CDS encoding RibD family protein, giving the protein MKRPEVILNVFSSIDGKITTAPNRNVMEWTAAGIDGEANDITHQLYDELDCDGLVSGSESLIVWGNDWVELEKPIYEPRKSKAYIVFDGKGRIDWFQTEGLLVITREDVPGDYIEQLERKGITYLQAGRGDYIDLPLALHKLYESGFRRLGLSGGGGINGAFLRQGLIDEVSLVIAPLAIGGTATPSLFESPDLTDLGSVTRLELKTMKPVGEGSVWLHYQVKK; this is encoded by the coding sequence ATGAAAAGACCTGAAGTCATTTTGAACGTCTTTTCTTCTATTGATGGGAAAATCACAACGGCTCCGAACCGAAATGTGATGGAATGGACAGCAGCAGGGATAGACGGGGAGGCGAATGACATCACGCATCAGCTGTATGATGAATTGGATTGCGATGGGTTGGTATCAGGTAGTGAAAGTCTGATTGTGTGGGGAAACGATTGGGTGGAACTGGAGAAACCGATTTATGAGCCCCGGAAATCAAAGGCGTATATTGTGTTTGATGGGAAGGGACGCATTGACTGGTTCCAGACTGAAGGGTTATTGGTTATCACCCGGGAGGATGTTCCGGGGGACTATATCGAACAATTAGAACGTAAGGGAATTACCTACCTGCAAGCGGGCAGAGGTGATTACATCGATTTGCCTCTCGCGCTACATAAACTCTATGAATCAGGCTTCAGGCGATTGGGGCTTAGTGGAGGCGGAGGGATCAATGGGGCGTTTTTAAGACAGGGATTGATTGATGAAGTGAGCCTCGTCATTGCCCCTTTAGCCATAGGTGGAACGGCTACACCATCCCTTTTCGAATCACCGGATTTAACCGATTTGGGAAGCGTCACCCGTTTGGAATTGAAAACGATGAAGCCTGTCGGTGAGGGTTCGGTGTGGCTTCATTACCAGGTAAAAAAGTAG
- a CDS encoding sporulation protein, with product MSMFNKVIASFGIGSATVDTKVMNVHIQQGEMLAGVVEVKGGSTDQRIESIHLKLMTLYGHEGGDRLSPAVVEIHQLNDPFTISKGEKKHIPFSFKVPLDTPITMLHPETQKNVPPVWIDTGVDIKNAVDPKDKDYVSVDPTTVHENIIDAIKVIGFKFKQMESQNTPAWVKTNRPFVQQYEFTPSFGKYSRTLDELEVYILQGDHETTIYFEIDKRSKGTMAALKEKFNLDEHRGSVTLDNQEILVNRSRVSDTFEEIIDDVL from the coding sequence ATGTCCATGTTCAATAAAGTGATTGCCAGTTTCGGCATTGGTTCCGCGACGGTTGATACAAAGGTGATGAATGTCCATATTCAGCAGGGTGAGATGCTCGCGGGAGTCGTTGAGGTAAAAGGCGGGAGCACGGATCAACGAATCGAGTCGATCCACCTGAAGCTGATGACGCTGTACGGCCATGAAGGCGGCGATCGACTGTCACCTGCCGTCGTGGAAATCCATCAGCTCAATGATCCCTTTACTATTTCAAAGGGAGAAAAGAAGCACATTCCGTTCTCATTCAAGGTACCTCTGGATACGCCGATCACGATGTTACATCCTGAAACGCAGAAGAACGTGCCACCGGTCTGGATCGATACGGGCGTCGATATCAAGAATGCTGTTGACCCAAAGGACAAGGATTACGTATCGGTTGACCCGACAACCGTACATGAAAATATTATTGATGCCATCAAGGTCATCGGATTTAAATTCAAGCAGATGGAGAGTCAGAACACCCCGGCATGGGTGAAAACGAACCGTCCTTTCGTACAGCAATATGAATTCACCCCATCCTTCGGGAAATACAGCCGAACGCTTGATGAACTTGAAGTCTACATCCTTCAGGGCGATCATGAAACCACCATCTACTTCGAAATCGACAAGCGCAGCAAAGGAACGATGGCTGCCTTGAAAGAAAAGTTCAACCTGGATGAACACAGAGGAAGCGTGACCCTCGACAATCAGGAGATCCTGGTTAACAGAAGCCGTGTGAGTGATACGTTTGAGGAGATTATTGATGATGTTCTTTAA
- a CDS encoding UTRA domain-containing protein: protein MPRTKYVEIYEDLKQKIEKNVYEYQQLLPSENTLVKEYDCSRNTVRRAIGNLVNEGYVQTKHGQGARVIYQDFKQNEYMFGETETFKEFALRNHKKHQTKVVVFEELTVDESIHEHTLLPVGVDVYHLKRVRYLEGNPVIMDYNYFRKDVVKGLTIDIAEDSIYEFLERELNQRAVTAKRKMVVERTTEADEEYLKLDGFNSVVVVTSHIFNADGVMFEHTQSRHTPGNFVFFDQTQRK from the coding sequence ATGCCGAGAACGAAGTACGTAGAAATATATGAAGATTTAAAGCAAAAAATTGAAAAGAATGTCTATGAGTATCAGCAATTGCTTCCTTCAGAGAATACGCTGGTGAAAGAGTATGATTGCTCACGGAATACAGTGCGCAGAGCGATTGGGAATCTCGTCAATGAAGGGTATGTGCAGACGAAGCATGGCCAGGGGGCTCGTGTGATTTATCAGGATTTCAAGCAGAATGAATATATGTTTGGGGAGACGGAGACGTTCAAGGAGTTTGCCCTCCGAAATCATAAGAAGCATCAGACGAAAGTGGTTGTGTTTGAGGAATTGACCGTGGATGAATCGATTCATGAGCACACGCTGCTTCCGGTCGGTGTTGACGTGTATCATCTCAAGCGTGTCCGTTATTTAGAGGGGAATCCGGTGATCATGGACTACAATTATTTCCGGAAAGATGTCGTAAAAGGTCTCACAATCGATATCGCGGAAGATTCGATTTATGAATTTCTGGAAAGAGAGTTGAACCAGAGAGCGGTCACGGCAAAGAGGAAAATGGTTGTGGAACGAACAACGGAAGCGGATGAGGAGTACTTGAAGCTGGATGGATTTAATAGTGTCGTGGTTGTGACGAGCCACATCTTTAATGCAGATGGTGTGATGTTCGAGCATACTCAATCCAGACATACACCAGGGAATTTTGTCTTTTTTGATCAGACACAGCGGAAATAA